A genomic stretch from Falco cherrug isolate bFalChe1 chromosome 3, bFalChe1.pri, whole genome shotgun sequence includes:
- the CFAP107 gene encoding LOW QUALITY PROTEIN: cilia- and flagella-associated protein 107 (The sequence of the model RefSeq protein was modified relative to this genomic sequence to represent the inferred CDS: inserted 3 bases in 2 codons; deleted 3 bases in 2 codons; substituted 3 bases at 3 genomic stop codons), producing the protein MRKTAHQNCIPAFSWNMEYANIIQDSSNNQGRAVLVRQRNKIASQKDRQDWWKIEPKYSNTVLIXNWLEERKRFIKDTGGLGSSMYRTDFTCFLNHKPDEALRRAMMEKSEGLPMQCFFTHHEEPRSXNLVSEYDDNTXYYIMYNRHGYKPVLPPLCSWNGCKFAWIPQKSDFPILEPPTNYGLLEHLMKKWHKKEAXMNNVYTISYQSPLISAFATCQLRQPAKXHDPSSNQEHLPQNIRGILDCEGDQKYLQATGQLVRDRKARDTSV; encoded by the exons ATGAGAAAAACGGCTCATCAGAACTGCATTCCAGCTTTTAGTTGGAACATGGAATATGCAAACATTATACAA GACAGTTCCAACAACCAAGGGAGGGCAGTGCTGGTGAGACAAAGAAATAAGATTGCATCGCAAAAGGATAGACAGGATTGGTGGAAAATTGAACCCAAATACTCT AATACAGTTCTCATTTGAAATTGgctggaagagaggaaaagg TTTATAAAAGACACTGGGGGACTCGGCAGCAGCATGTACAGAACAGACTTCACCTGCTTCCTGAATCACAAACCAGACGAAGCACTAAGGAGAGCCATGATGGAAAAATCTGAG GGCCTGCCGATGCAGTGCTTCTTCACCCACCATGAGGAACCAAGAAGCTGAAATTTAGTATCGGAGTATGATGATAATACATAATATTATATAATG TACAATAGACATGGTTACAAGCCTGTGCTGCctcccctctgcagctggaaTGGATGCAAGTTTGCCTGGATTCCTCAGAAATCAGATTTCCCCATACTTG AACCACCCACCAACTATGGCCTTCTTGAGCACCTGATGAAAAAATGGCACAAGAAAGAAGC GATGAACAACGTCTACACCATTTCCTATCAGAGCCCActgatttctgcttttgctaCTTGTCAGCTGAGACAACCAGCTA ATCATGACCCCTCTTCCAACCAGGAACATCTTCCCCAAAACATTAGAGGAATCCTGGACTGTGAAGGGGATCAGAAATATCTGCAAGCCACTGGCCAACTGGTGAGAGACAGGAAAGCAAGGGACACCTCTGTGTAA
- the LOC102059572 gene encoding arylacetamide deacetylase-like 4, which yields MALLPALLLLLLPLAALAVALATVLLGLPSYDIPPGVNQPAKLRLVLAVLLGTAALGRILEKTGLCSQITFGRYVRQGRKLGVDPKLFIQDLQFNKVPVRVYQPKATSDGRRRRGIIFFHGGGWVFGSLDTYEKVCRYISRESESVVVSVQYRLAPEHKYPAAYEDCLSATIHFMKNIEHYDVDPGNVIVCGDSAGGNLAAAVSQTLAGRSDLPKLRAQILIYPGLQALDFNLPSYQQNRGVPLLLRERAAFFALQYLNGHALHMQEVLEGSHIPPDVRLKYRKWVSPDNIPEKFKVRGVKPLRPTDFIAEVYETVKRFCEPNLCPLLAEDAIIHQLPESFILTCEYDVLRDDGLLYKKRLEDNGVRVTWYHLEDGFHGIISLYDYCGFSFPAGKRGLDRIVKFLKSL from the exons ATGGCGCTGCTGCccgcgctgctgctgctgctcctgcccctggcGGCGCTGGCCGTGGCACTGGCCACCGTCCTCCTCGGCCTCCCCAGCTACGACATCCCGCCCGGGGTGAACCAGCCCGCCAAGCTGCGCCTGGTCCTGGCCGTCCTCCTGGGCACGGCGGCCCTG GGAAGGATCTTGGAGAAGACTGGACTTTGCAGTCAGATCACTTTTGGCCGATACGTGCGACAGGGCCGGAAACTCGGGGTGGATCCAAAGCTCTTTATCCAGGATCTGCAGTTTAACAAAGTACCTGTGAGGGTTTATCAGCCTAAAGCTACCTCAGATGGGCGGCGAAGGAGAGGTATCATCTTCTTTCACGGAGGAGGCTGGGTGTTTGGAAGTCTTG atacCTATGAAAAAGTATGTCGCTACATATCCAGAGAAAGTGAATCGGTAGTTGTATCTGTTCA GTATCGTTTAGCCCCTGAACACAAATACCCTGCTGCGTATGAAGACTGTCTTAGTGCCACCATACACTTCATGAAGAATATCGAGCACTATGACGTGGATCCTGGCAATGTCATTGTCTGCGGGGACAGTGCTGGGGGCAATCTAGCAGCTGCTGTTAGCCAGACCCTTGCAGGCAGATCAGACCTCCCCAAACTACGTGCTCAGATCTTGATCTACCCGGGCCTTCAGGCACTGGACTTCAATTTACCATCCTATCAGCAGAATCGGGGAGTCCCTCTCTTACTCCGAGAACGCGCCGCTTTCTTTGCTCTGCAGTACCTAAACGGGCACGCACTGCATATGCAAGAGGTCTTGGAGGGCTCTCATATACCTCCAGATGTGAGGCTCAAGTACAGGAAGTGGGTGAGTCCAGATAACATCCCCGAAAAGTTTAAGGTCAGAGGTGTGAAGCCACTTAGGCCCACTGATTTTATAGCTGAAGTTTATGAGACAGTGAAAAGATTCTGTGAGCCCAACCTGTGCCCGCTGTTGGCCGAAGATGCTATTATTCACCAGCTGCCCGAGTCTTTCATCTTGACTTGCGAGTATGATGTGCTGAGGGATGACGGCTTGCTTTACAAGAAGAGATTGGAGGACAACGGTGTTCGAGTGACCTGGTACCACCTCGAGGATGGATTCCACGGAATCATAAGCCTGTATGATTATTGTGGTTTCTCATTTCCAGCTGGGAAAAGGGGATTGGACAGAATTGTTAAGTTCCTAAAAAGCTTATAG
- the LOC102059399 gene encoding LOW QUALITY PROTEIN: arylacetamide deacetylase-like 3 (The sequence of the model RefSeq protein was modified relative to this genomic sequence to represent the inferred CDS: inserted 1 base in 1 codon), with amino-acid sequence MICTSAMGKIWEKMGVCSRIAFSRYVRAGRELELGPGPGPHRRGPVRLHRPRAPSAXLRPAAIFLHGGGRLSCGTGWAGRASASCRSAAGRCRGPCRSRGDDSGPGPKSGGDCASCSGSSALPASRGCPREARGGGCEGREKGGKRAAACGAGRQRAAPRFPADPRERGCRHAAGEPAVVVPGQLRQCDPAGQRLFASGHFWAWQGGTSCGNATPQHTVCPDPCGLAAPQGVLMASPQSVMCTGYRLAPEHKYPAAYEDCLSATIHFMKNIEHYDVDPGNVIVCGDSAGGNLAAAVSQTLAGRSDLPKLRAQILIYPGLQALDFNLPSYQQNRGVPLLFRERAAFYVLQYLNGNASNLDEVLEGSHIPIDIKLNYRKWVSPDNIPEKFKVRGYKPHVLLDCTTEIYETVKRFCEPNLCPLLAEDAIIHQLPESFILTCEYDVLRDDGLLYKKRLEDNGVRVTCYHLEDGFHGIISLYDYCGFLFTAGKRGLDRTVKFLKRPIKPTFLMLLTLMSPFRLPNLR; translated from the exons ATGATTTGTACATCTGCTATG GGGAAGATTTGGGAGAAGATGGGGGTGTGCAGCCGGATCGCCTTCAGCCGCTACGTGCGCGCCGGGcgggagctggagctggggccggggccggggccgcacC GCCGGGGCCCAGTGCGGCTCCACCGGCCCCGCGCGCCATCTG GGCTGCGCCCGGCCGCCATCTTCTTGCACGGCGGCGGGCGGCTGTCCTGCGGCACCGGCTGGGCGGGCCGGGCCTCGGCCTCTTGCCGCAGCGCAGCCGGGCGCTGCCGCGGTCCCTGCCGGAGCCGGGGGGATGATTCTGGCCCGGGACCGAAATCTGGCGGAGACTGCGCGTCATGTTCGGGCAGCTCGGCGCTGCCGGCGAGCCGCGGGTGCCCGCGTGAGGCGAGGGGAGGCGGCTGTGAGGGGCGGGAAAAGGGCGGGAAAAGGGCCGCTGCCTGTGGAGCCGGGCGGCAGCGCGCAGCCCCCCGCTTTCCTGCGGATCCCCGTGAGCGGGGCTGCCGTCACGCCGCCGGAGAGCCAGCGGTGGTTGTGCCGGGACAGCTACGCCAGTGCGACCCTGCGGGCCAGCGTCTTTTTGCTTCTGGGCACTTCTGGGCATGGCAGGGTGGCACATCTTGTGGGAATGCCACCCCTCAGCACACTGTGTGCCCAGACCCCTGTGGCCTGGCAGCACCTCAGGGGGTGCTCATGGCCTCTCCCCAGTCTG TTATGTGTACCGGGTATCGTTTAGCCCCTGAACACAAATACCCTGCTGCGTATGAAGACTGTCTTAGTGCCACCATACACTTCATGAAGAATATCGAGCACTATGACGTGGATCCTGGCAATGTCATTGTCTGCGGGGACAGTGCTGGGGGCAATCTAGCAGCTGCTGTTAGCCAGACCCTTGCAGGCAGATCAGACCTCCCCAAACTACGTGCTCAGATCTTGATCTACCCGGGCCTTCAGGCACTGGACTTCAATTTACCATCCTATCAGCAGAATCGGGGAGTCCCTCTCTTATTCCGAGAACGCGCCGCTTTCTATGTGTTACAGTACCTAAATGGGAATGCATCAAATCTGGATGAGGTCTTGGAGGGTTCCCATATTCCTATagatattaaattaaattacaggAAGTGGGTGAGTCCAGATAACATCCCCGAAAAGTTTAAGGTCAGAGGCTACAAACCACATGTGCTACTTGACTGCACAACCGAAATTTATGAGACAGTGAAAAGATTCTGTGAGCCCAACCTGTGCCCGCTGTTGGCCGAAGATGCTATTATTCACCAGCTGCCCGAGTCTTTCATCTTGACTTGTGAGTATGATGTGCTGAGGGATGACGGCTTGCTTTACAAGAAGAGATTGGAGGACAACGGTGTTCGAGTGACCTGCTACCACCTCGAGGATGGATTCCACGGAATCATAAGCCTGTATGATTATTGTGGTTTCTTATTTACTGCTGGGAAAAGGGGATTGGACAGAACTGTTAAATTCCTAAAAAGGCCTATAAAACCAACTTTCCTTATGCTTCTCACACTAATGTCTCCATTTAGGCTCCCAAACCTTAGGTAG
- the LOC102054094 gene encoding arylacetamide deacetylase-like 4: MAVVYTLLVLFLAVFVAGFILLVIGAINFDISNSEIPPGVNQPVKLRIIHVILISRAVVGKILENIGICSQVTFVRYTQERKTLGMDSKLFIKDLWFEKVPVRIYQPKDPSASQRRGVVFFHGGGWVFGSLETHEKLCRCIARESESVVVSVGYRLAPEHKYPAAYEDCLSATIHFMKNIEHYDVDPGNVIVCGDSAGGNLAAAVSQTLAGRSDLPKLRAQILIYPGLQALDFNLPSYQQNRGVPLLFRERAAFYVLQYLNGNASNLDEVLEGSHIPIDIKLNYRKWVSPDNIPEKFKVRGYKPHVLLDCTTEIYETVKRFCEPNLCPLLAEDAIIHQLPESFILTCEYDVLRDDGLLYKKRLEDNGVQVTWYHLEDGFHGIINTFNSDWFSFPAGKRGLDNIVNFLKSL; the protein is encoded by the exons ATGGCAGTTGTATACACACTGCTGGTGTTATTCTTAGCAGTTTTTGTTGCTGGATTCATATTATTGGTCATAGGGGCAATTAATTTTGATATCTCCAACTCAGAAATTCCTCCTGGAGTGAACCAGCCTGTAAAGCTCCGAATCATTCATGTAATTTTAATAAGCAGAGCCGTGGTG GGAAAGATTTTGGAGAATATTGGCATCTGCAGTCAGGTTACATTTGTCCGGTACACACAAGAAAGAAAGACTCTGGGAATGGACTCAAAGCTCTTCATCAAGGACCTGTGGTTTGAGAAAGTGCCTGTAAGGATTTATCAGCCTAAGGATCCATCTGCCAGCCAAAGGAGAGGAGTTGTGTTTTTCCATGGAGGAGGATGGGTATTTGGAAGTCTTG AGACTCATGAAAAGCTATGCCGCTGTATTGCCAGAGAAAGCGAGTCAGTGGTTGTATCTGTTGG GTATCGTTTAGCCCCTGAACACAAATACCCTGCTGCGTATGAAGACTGTCTTAGTGCCACCATACACTTCATGAAGAATATCGAGCACTATGACGTGGATCCTGGCAATGTCATTGTCTGCGGGGACAGTGCTGGGGGCAATCTAGCAGCTGCTGTTAGCCAGACCCTTGCAGGCAGATCAGACCTCCCCAAACTACGTGCTCAGATCTTGATCTACCCGGGCCTTCAGGCACTGGACTTCAATTTACCATCCTATCAGCAGAATCGGGGAGTCCCTCTCTTATTCCGAGAACGCGCCGCTTTCTATGTGTTACAGTACCTAAATGGGAATGCATCAAATCTGGATGAGGTCTTGGAGGGTTCCCATATTCCTATagatattaaattaaattacaggAAGTGGGTGAGTCCAGATAACATCCCCGAAAAGTTTAAGGTCAGAGGCTACAAACCACATGTGCTACTTGACTGCACAACCGAAATTTATGAGACAGTGAAAAGATTCTGTGAGCCCAACCTGTGCCCGCTGTTGGCCGAAGATGCTATTATTCACCAGCTGCCCGAGTCTTTCATCTTGACTTGCGAGTATGATGTGCTGAGGGATGACGGCTTGCTTTACAAGAAGAGATTGGAGGACAACGGTGTTCAAGTGACCTGGTACCACCTCGAGGATGGATTCCACGGAatcataaatacatttaatagTGATTGGTTTTCATTTCCAGCTGGGAAAAGGGGTCTTGACAATATTGTGAACTTTCTAAAAAGCTTatag